From Solidesulfovibrio carbinoliphilus subsp. oakridgensis, the proteins below share one genomic window:
- the gcvPA gene encoding aminomethyl-transferring glycine dehydrogenase subunit GcvPA, whose translation MPYIPHTPDEVRAMLDVIGVRNVADLFADIPEDLRPKSFDLPRGATEMAVRETMERLAEKNRTDMVSFLGGGFYDHYVPAASDLLLSRGEFYTAYTPYQPEASQGTLQAIFEFQTAACRLLDMECANAGVYDGGTALYEALMMAVRHTRRRKVVVSETVSPIYRIVLATYTKNLHLELVTVPHAEGLDDMAALGAALDDKTAAVVVQNPNFLGQIQDFTELFAKAATAGAVSVLSCYPVLQTVLKTPGAMGADIATAEGQSLGLPLSFGGPYLGIMTCKKSLVRQMPGRIAGRTRDAAGRTGYVLTLQAREQHIRRQKATSNICSNQALCALRALINVCLTGDEGLARQAALSIENAHYAAMKLAAIPGVRLLNDAPFGNEFTAVFPVNAKLAARKLMDEGIIPGFPLGRYYQGMQNALLICCTEKHGRADIDRLARRLGKIL comes from the coding sequence ATGCCCTATATTCCCCACACCCCGGACGAAGTCCGGGCCATGCTCGACGTCATCGGCGTCAGGAATGTGGCCGACCTTTTCGCCGACATCCCCGAGGATCTGCGCCCGAAGAGCTTCGACCTGCCCCGGGGCGCCACGGAAATGGCCGTTCGCGAGACCATGGAGCGCCTGGCCGAAAAGAACCGCACCGACATGGTCAGCTTCCTCGGCGGCGGCTTCTACGACCACTACGTGCCGGCCGCCTCGGACCTGCTCCTTTCGCGCGGGGAATTCTACACCGCCTACACGCCGTACCAGCCCGAGGCGTCCCAGGGCACCCTCCAGGCCATCTTCGAATTCCAGACCGCCGCCTGCCGCCTGCTCGACATGGAGTGCGCCAACGCCGGGGTCTACGACGGCGGCACGGCCCTGTACGAGGCCCTCATGATGGCCGTGCGCCACACCCGGCGCCGCAAGGTGGTGGTCAGCGAGACGGTCAGCCCCATCTACCGCATCGTGCTGGCCACCTACACCAAAAACCTCCACCTGGAGCTCGTCACCGTGCCCCACGCCGAAGGCCTGGACGACATGGCGGCCCTCGGCGCGGCCCTGGACGACAAGACGGCGGCGGTCGTGGTGCAAAACCCGAACTTTCTCGGCCAGATCCAGGATTTCACCGAGCTTTTCGCCAAGGCCGCCACGGCCGGAGCCGTGTCCGTGCTGTCGTGCTACCCGGTGCTCCAGACCGTGCTCAAGACCCCCGGCGCCATGGGCGCGGACATCGCCACGGCCGAGGGCCAGAGCCTCGGGCTGCCGCTCTCCTTCGGCGGGCCGTATCTTGGCATCATGACCTGCAAAAAATCGCTTGTCCGCCAGATGCCCGGCCGCATCGCCGGCCGCACCAGGGACGCCGCCGGCCGCACGGGCTACGTCCTGACCTTGCAGGCCCGGGAGCAGCACATCCGCCGCCAGAAGGCCACGTCCAACATCTGCTCCAACCAGGCCCTTTGCGCCCTGCGGGCGCTCATAAACGTCTGCCTGACCGGCGACGAGGGCCTGGCGCGCCAGGCCGCCCTGTCCATCGAGAACGCCCACTACGCGGCCATGAAGCTGGCCGCCATCCCGGGCGTGCGGCTCTTAAACGACGCGCCGTTTGGCAACGAGTTCACCGCCGTCTTCCCGGTCAACGCCAAGCTCGCGGCCCGAAAGCTCATGGACGAGGGCATCATTCCGGGCTTTCCGCTCGGCCGCTACTACCAGGGCATGCAAAACGCC
- the gcvH gene encoding glycine cleavage system protein GcvH yields the protein MQKDLLYTKTHEWVRVEDAIAVIGITDFAQEQLGDITYVELPAVGTVLEAGQEMGSVESVKAASELYCPVSGEVVAINEELEATPEKVNTDPFGEGWMLRVRLSAEPAGLLSPEEYEEIAKAEH from the coding sequence ATGCAAAAGGACCTTCTCTACACCAAAACCCACGAATGGGTCCGGGTCGAGGATGCCATCGCCGTGATCGGCATCACCGATTTCGCCCAGGAACAGCTCGGCGACATCACGTATGTGGAACTGCCGGCCGTCGGCACGGTGCTCGAAGCCGGCCAGGAAATGGGTTCGGTCGAATCCGTCAAGGCCGCCAGCGAACTCTACTGCCCGGTCTCCGGCGAAGTCGTGGCCATAAACGAGGAGCTCGAAGCCACCCCGGAGAAGGTCAACACCGACCCCTTCGGCGAGGGCTGGATGCTTCGGGTGCGCCTGTCGGCCGAGCCGGCGGGGCTCCTCTCGCCCGAGGAATACGAGGAAATCGCCAAGGCCGAGCATTAA
- a CDS encoding class I SAM-dependent methyltransferase — MPVKHASTPLLAATSTPPDWIAGRLRLRIADREFTLCRDQDMEALWESLGQEHFGADEHMPYWAEIWPASLLLSAWLTARAGDIIGRRCLDLGCGMGLSALAGAAAGARVAAVDYEEAALAHAARNARTNGLAVDLAVMDWRRPCFVPAAFDVIWGSDILYENRFYEPLVPLFRTLLAPGGRIWLSEPWRQVSQPVWGRLAADGFRVAKLHEESVSFSTYRSTVSLYEIRL; from the coding sequence GTGCCTGTCAAACATGCCTCCACACCGCTTCTGGCCGCCACATCCACGCCGCCGGACTGGATTGCGGGACGGTTGCGGCTGCGGATCGCGGACCGCGAGTTCACGCTTTGCCGGGACCAGGACATGGAGGCGTTGTGGGAGAGCCTTGGCCAGGAGCATTTCGGCGCGGACGAGCACATGCCGTACTGGGCCGAAATCTGGCCGGCAAGCCTCCTTCTTTCCGCCTGGCTGACGGCCCGCGCGGGCGATATCATCGGCCGGCGGTGCCTGGACCTCGGCTGCGGCATGGGGCTCTCGGCCCTGGCCGGGGCGGCGGCCGGGGCCCGGGTCGCGGCCGTGGATTACGAGGAGGCGGCCCTGGCCCACGCGGCCCGCAATGCCCGGACGAACGGCCTGGCCGTGGACCTGGCCGTCATGGACTGGCGGCGGCCGTGCTTCGTCCCGGCCGCCTTCGACGTCATCTGGGGCAGCGACATCCTCTACGAGAACCGTTTTTACGAGCCCCTTGTGCCGCTTTTCCGCACCCTCCTCGCGCCCGGCGGACGCATCTGGCTGTCCGAGCCGTGGCGGCAGGTCTCCCAGCCCGTCTGGGGCCGGCTGGCCGCCGACGGCTTCCGGGTGGCCAAGCTGCACGAGGAATCCGTGTCTTTTTCCACGTACCGCAGTACGGTGAGCCTTTACGAGATCCGTCTCTAA
- the nikR gene encoding nickel-responsive transcriptional regulator NikR translates to MGQTIRFGVSLNSELLEKFDALCDEKSYQTRSEAIRDLIRGVLVQKEWEQSDKEVAGVLTLVYDHHTSDLAQRLIEIQHDDHDVILCSMHVHLDHNNCLEALTLKGPGEAVQKLSQKLISTRGVKYGKLTLATTGQEIV, encoded by the coding sequence ATGGGCCAGACCATCCGCTTCGGCGTTTCGCTCAATTCCGAGCTTTTGGAGAAATTTGACGCGCTTTGCGACGAAAAAAGCTATCAGACCCGTTCCGAAGCCATCCGGGACCTCATCCGGGGGGTGCTGGTGCAAAAGGAGTGGGAGCAGTCCGACAAGGAGGTGGCCGGCGTCCTGACGCTGGTCTACGACCACCACACCTCCGACCTGGCCCAGCGGCTGATCGAGATCCAGCACGACGACCACGACGTGATCCTGTGCTCCATGCACGTGCACCTCGACCACAACAACTGCCTGGAGGCACTGACCCTCAAAGGGCCGGGCGAAGCCGTGCAAAAGCTCTCCCAGAAGCTCATCTCCACGCGCGGCGTCAAATACGGCAAGCTGACCCTGGCCACCACCGGCCAGGAGATCGTTTAA
- the folE2 gene encoding GTP cyclohydrolase FolE2, producing the protein MRDIQSGPPDVAIAVDRVGIKNFRLPLSVRDRASKGRQHTVAEVELSVDLPARFKGTHMSRFVEALSGFTGELDLVSFRALLSDVRARLEAENAHMTLTFPYFLAKSSPSSGAASLMDYVCQVSGEFEGEKFRQTLGVEVPVMTVCPCSLAISDQGAHSQRAVVSIRCRFSGFVWLEELIEMAEAAGSSPVYALLKREDEKHVTEQAFANPTFVEDVARRVASALAAHPKVTWYRVEVESFESIHNHSAFAGIEGRNGPPPAA; encoded by the coding sequence ATGCGAGACATCCAAAGCGGGCCGCCCGACGTGGCCATTGCCGTGGACCGGGTCGGCATCAAGAATTTCCGGCTGCCGCTTTCCGTGCGCGACCGGGCGAGCAAGGGACGGCAGCACACCGTGGCCGAGGTCGAGCTGTCCGTGGACCTGCCGGCCCGGTTCAAGGGCACGCACATGAGCCGGTTCGTGGAGGCCCTGTCGGGGTTTACCGGCGAACTGGATCTGGTTTCGTTCCGGGCCCTCCTTTCGGACGTGCGCGCCCGCCTGGAGGCGGAAAACGCCCACATGACCCTGACCTTTCCCTATTTTCTGGCCAAGTCCTCGCCATCCTCCGGCGCGGCCTCGCTCATGGACTACGTCTGCCAGGTGTCCGGCGAATTCGAGGGCGAGAAGTTCCGGCAGACCCTTGGGGTCGAGGTGCCGGTCATGACGGTCTGCCCGTGTTCGCTGGCCATCTCCGACCAGGGGGCCCACAGCCAGCGGGCGGTGGTGTCCATCCGCTGCCGGTTTTCCGGGTTCGTCTGGCTGGAGGAGCTGATCGAGATGGCCGAGGCCGCCGGATCGTCGCCGGTCTACGCGCTTTTAAAGCGCGAGGACGAGAAGCACGTCACCGAGCAGGCCTTTGCCAATCCGACCTTTGTGGAGGACGTGGCCCGGCGGGTGGCCAGCGCCCTGGCCGCCCACCCCAAGGTGACCTGGTACCGGGTGGAGGTGGAAAGTTTCGAGTCCATCCACAACCACAGCGCCTTTGCCGGCATCGAGGGCCGCAATGGGCCGCCGCCGGCCGCCTGA
- a CDS encoding PAS domain-containing sensor histidine kinase has product MFGQGLIAANCEQILQFAPVSIMTIDASGVITFVNEWHLANFARGKRDLEFFLGKKLQCLPGIVSAGIAEDIQSILSGRTIHLEAVYTDECSGGQSAYQNIRGIPILEDGVVTGGIVIREDVTKLVLSQHLLSENQAIFKALLDATHDSIILSDLDGYILILNEEAARRRGQTVDALIGASLYRYMAAELAEERRAHLLEAARRNELLCYEERQENRYYLISLCPIADDSGRVIYMASYSRDITALKETESQLRKEKELVFSASQAKSQFLGNITHELRTPLNGIIGATQLALQGGSGEDQEELWGIVEDSGKRLLSIVNNVLELADIDAAAIEPVLSVCDARDLLAALVRSYSVRAKVKDIRFVTTVDPRIPHRLVGDVFRLRQILSNLVDNALKCTGAGSIEIRVKKISTSRVAFAPHYCTLLFMVRDTGIGISKDLQSKIFEDFELAEHYLTKRVSGAGLGLSIARHLVEMLGGQIWVKSAPKCGSTFYFTVPFALPDYECLGETVVYASEDPVFFPAGYTVLLVEDERINRLTTGRTLTKLGYKALEATNGQEALSVLAREPVDLILMDIQMPVMDGIECTHHIRNGEVPGVSKRIPIVALTAYASEKDRERFLRLGMNDYLAKPHTIEQLGEVLEVSLKREREAAARPQGPTGVAD; this is encoded by the coding sequence ATGTTCGGCCAAGGCCTGATTGCCGCCAATTGCGAGCAGATACTCCAGTTTGCGCCGGTGTCCATCATGACGATAGACGCCTCGGGCGTCATCACCTTCGTCAATGAGTGGCATCTGGCCAATTTCGCCAGGGGCAAGCGCGACCTGGAATTTTTTCTCGGCAAAAAGCTCCAGTGCCTGCCTGGCATCGTGTCGGCCGGCATCGCGGAAGACATACAGTCCATCCTGTCGGGCCGCACCATCCATCTGGAAGCCGTCTACACCGACGAGTGCAGCGGCGGCCAGTCGGCCTACCAGAACATCCGGGGCATTCCCATCCTGGAGGACGGGGTCGTGACCGGCGGCATCGTCATCCGCGAGGACGTGACCAAGCTCGTTCTGTCCCAACACCTGCTTTCGGAAAACCAGGCCATCTTCAAGGCCCTGCTCGACGCCACCCACGATTCCATCATCCTGTCCGACCTCGACGGCTACATCCTGATCCTGAACGAGGAGGCGGCCCGGCGGCGCGGCCAGACCGTGGACGCCCTGATCGGGGCCAGCCTTTACCGCTACATGGCGGCCGAACTGGCCGAGGAGCGGCGGGCCCACCTCCTGGAGGCGGCCCGCCGCAACGAGCTCCTGTGTTACGAGGAGCGGCAGGAGAACCGCTATTACCTGATCAGCCTGTGCCCCATTGCCGACGACTCGGGCCGCGTCATCTACATGGCCAGCTACTCCCGGGACATCACCGCGCTCAAGGAAACCGAAAGCCAGCTGCGAAAGGAAAAGGAGCTGGTTTTTTCCGCCAGCCAGGCCAAGTCGCAGTTTCTCGGCAACATCACCCACGAGCTGCGCACGCCCCTAAACGGCATCATCGGGGCCACCCAGCTCGCCTTGCAGGGCGGCAGCGGCGAGGACCAGGAAGAACTGTGGGGCATCGTGGAGGACTCGGGCAAACGCCTGCTGTCGATCGTCAACAACGTTCTGGAATTGGCCGACATCGACGCCGCGGCCATCGAGCCCGTGCTCTCGGTGTGCGATGCCCGCGACCTGCTCGCCGCCCTGGTCAGGAGCTATTCGGTCCGGGCCAAGGTGAAAGACATCCGGTTCGTGACGACCGTCGATCCCCGCATCCCCCACCGGCTGGTGGGGGACGTGTTCCGGTTGCGCCAGATCCTGTCGAACCTGGTGGACAATGCCCTCAAATGCACCGGAGCGGGCTCCATCGAGATCCGGGTCAAGAAAATCTCCACCAGCCGGGTAGCCTTTGCCCCCCACTACTGCACGCTCCTTTTCATGGTCCGCGACACCGGCATCGGCATCTCGAAGGACCTGCAAAGCAAGATTTTCGAGGATTTCGAACTGGCCGAGCACTATCTGACCAAGCGGGTCAGCGGGGCGGGCCTGGGCCTTAGCATCGCCCGGCATCTGGTCGAGATGCTCGGCGGCCAGATCTGGGTCAAAAGCGCGCCCAAGTGCGGCAGCACCTTTTATTTTACCGTTCCCTTCGCCCTGCCGGACTACGAATGCCTCGGTGAGACGGTCGTCTACGCCAGCGAGGACCCGGTGTTCTTCCCGGCCGGGTACACCGTGCTTCTGGTCGAGGACGAGCGCATCAACCGCCTGACCACCGGCCGGACCCTGACCAAGCTCGGCTACAAGGCCCTCGAGGCGACAAACGGCCAGGAGGCCCTCTCCGTCCTGGCCCGGGAACCGGTGGATCTCATCCTCATGGACATCCAGATGCCGGTCATGGACGGCATCGAATGCACGCACCACATTCGAAACGGCGAGGTGCCCGGGGTCAGCAAGCGCATCCCCATCGTGGCGCTCACCGCCTATGCCAGCGAAAAGGACCGGGAGCGGTTTTTGCGCCTGGGTATGAACGACTACCTGGCCAAGCCGCACACCATCGAGCAGCTCGGCGAGGTCCTCGAGGTCAGCCTCAAGCGCGAGAGGGAGGCCGCCGCCCGGCCGCAAGGGCCGACCGGCGTGGCCGACTAG
- a CDS encoding flagellar basal body rod C-terminal domain-containing protein: MTDALSIAQSALSAMGTTMAVAANNVANAATDGYRSREARLETGPDGQGVRVADIAPDAPPAGLPAEGGPARPGVDLAAVSDVDLAGQVVSMTLASRTFEANAAVIRTADDMAGTLLDLRI; encoded by the coding sequence ATGACCGACGCCCTTTCCATAGCCCAGTCGGCCTTAAGCGCCATGGGCACGACCATGGCCGTTGCCGCCAACAACGTGGCCAACGCCGCTACCGACGGCTACCGGTCCAGGGAGGCCCGCCTCGAGACCGGCCCGGACGGGCAGGGCGTGCGGGTGGCGGACATCGCCCCGGACGCCCCGCCGGCCGGATTGCCTGCCGAGGGCGGGCCGGCCCGGCCCGGCGTGGACCTGGCCGCCGTGAGCGACGTGGACCTGGCCGGCCAGGTCGTGTCCATGACCCTCGCGTCCCGGACCTTCGAGGCCAATGCGGCCGTCATCCGCACGGCCGACGACATGGCCGGCACGCTGCTCGACCTGCGGATCTAG
- a CDS encoding sigma-54 interaction domain-containing protein, producing the protein MELNLSGMVGQSPCLDEVFRVLGKVAPTDSTVLVTGESGTGKELLVRALHANSRRAGKPFVPVNCGAIPRELLESELFGHEKGAFTSAIRTRQGRFELAEGGTIFLDEIGEMDLSLQVKILRALQEKEFERVGGGKTLKADVRIVAATNRDLETEVQAGRFREDLYYRLNVIPLHLPPLRERGDDVLLLAEHFLRRFCRQKGRTPLTFSSEAQRLVLSYPWPGNVRELENFMERLSILCEHEVIGPVDLPRKILDTAGVSLPVAPSACATAGFRWPRLSDLTERAMGLKEFLDAMEEKLLVEALERAGGVKNQAAELLGIKRTTLIEKLKKRNMAGE; encoded by the coding sequence ATGGAACTGAACCTTTCCGGCATGGTAGGCCAGAGCCCGTGTCTGGACGAGGTCTTTCGGGTGCTCGGCAAGGTGGCCCCGACCGACAGCACGGTGCTCGTGACGGGTGAATCCGGCACGGGCAAGGAACTGCTCGTGCGGGCCCTGCATGCCAACAGCCGCCGGGCCGGCAAGCCTTTCGTACCGGTCAACTGCGGGGCCATCCCCCGCGAACTCCTCGAAAGCGAACTCTTCGGCCACGAAAAAGGGGCCTTCACCTCGGCCATCCGCACCCGGCAGGGGCGGTTCGAGCTGGCCGAAGGCGGCACCATCTTTCTGGACGAGATCGGCGAAATGGATCTCAGCCTGCAGGTCAAGATCCTGCGCGCCCTCCAGGAAAAGGAGTTCGAGCGGGTCGGCGGCGGCAAGACCCTCAAGGCCGACGTCCGCATCGTGGCTGCCACCAACCGGGATCTCGAGACCGAGGTCCAGGCCGGCCGGTTCCGCGAGGACCTCTACTACCGCCTGAATGTCATCCCGCTCCACCTGCCGCCGCTTCGGGAGCGGGGCGACGACGTGCTGCTTCTGGCCGAGCATTTCCTGCGCCGGTTCTGCCGCCAGAAAGGCCGCACCCCGCTGACCTTCTCCTCCGAGGCCCAGAGGCTCGTCCTCTCCTACCCGTGGCCGGGCAACGTGCGCGAACTCGAAAACTTCATGGAGCGGCTCTCGATCCTGTGCGAACACGAGGTCATCGGGCCGGTCGACCTGCCCCGCAAGATCCTCGACACCGCCGGCGTGTCCCTGCCCGTGGCCCCGTCCGCCTGCGCCACGGCCGGATTCCGCTGGCCGCGCCTGTCCGACCTGACGGAACGGGCCATGGGACTCAAGGAATTTCTCGACGCCATGGAGGAGAAGCTGCTGGTAGAGGCCCTGGAGCGGGCCGGCGGTGTCAAAAACCAGGCTGCCGAGCTCCTCGGCATCAAGCGGACCACGCTGATCGAGAAGCTCAAAAAGCGCAACATGGCCGGGGAATGA
- a CDS encoding tetratricopeptide repeat protein produces the protein MSSLFCAGIRRLLAAALLAVLTAGPAEALTVSSVTRPDMDSLILDFSKPGASPTMARTGPAEITLTFPPGALDGEQPPEDVDFRSSRLIDAMAVAGDNVVVRLKTDAFGFVGWPQGEKELKLQVYRDPAGANWTPPAGAPGQNTTWPPAEAAAKPASAVTLPVTPQNNKPGPLELPPLPPALAGNPATGPAAPPAKADGAKEPFYAVPYSLRASAMNVAADKAPILRPAGLDAAAPGDVRAAAATGDAPVASPSGAAAGAGGGAGEYRVKLPPIPPAVADAGGARGAVSPPPPAPRAVAKAEGKAAAAPPVAPIGSAADALPPAASATGAEAATPPAKEEDHDANTLVAAQAEKLAGNFGAARTMMTDLKNKKDLAKDLREEVLHSLAGVLVDMYKDEPAAHYDEIQGALQEAINTDTNSYRVPEALLHLGMLNLRVGNLPEAKGYFNVLTKKYPADANVPLINFYWGEYYFDRGDYKKAAEEYQGLIEKFPESKYVREGAMGLAKTLVKLGRYKEAAQIADYIGKRWPRYYVEFPGILRIDGDIAYRNGDVKKARDDYLTFYNMTPKVKDADLVLARLGDIYAKLGNRPAAVDFYNMAVKDYPNEEGGLISKMRLAEQGVHDQPTISEMFSLFDKPQYGSPDDIYEGIIRDHPNSPLAPLAQIKLAMWQLYRQNYPESLKSAARFLERYPKNELAPKAEEVAVTAFEKMAGDLIAHKDYERLVAAYKDNPILAANRGMLSEQTRLGLALAYLRTGQTRQALAEALPFLGPRENDNGSMALAMAMSIYQDERNWREIVELARKVQGWKFGPSQRRNLEFAVADALENLGDADRARQIWRKLAGDQALEAGKRCYALYFMAKEAMARKELEKAELYAGEAAFLFRESGKDPDKLKASLNILVESTRGLGQFSKALRWAEDYAALCKEGDDDWASNRLRTAAIQRAMGDMDGWRKTLSAMRDSAPDSFYGRMAASDLATNGLQNRLNALTQAQ, from the coding sequence GTGAGCTCCCTCTTTTGCGCCGGCATCCGGCGTCTCCTCGCGGCGGCCCTGCTCGCCGTCCTCACGGCCGGCCCGGCCGAGGCCCTGACCGTGTCCTCGGTCACCCGGCCGGACATGGACTCGCTGATCCTCGATTTCTCCAAGCCCGGCGCCTCGCCGACCATGGCCCGCACCGGCCCGGCCGAGATCACCCTGACGTTTCCGCCCGGGGCCCTCGACGGGGAGCAACCGCCCGAAGACGTGGATTTCCGCTCCTCGCGGCTGATCGACGCCATGGCCGTGGCCGGGGACAACGTGGTGGTGCGCCTTAAGACCGACGCCTTCGGCTTCGTGGGCTGGCCCCAGGGCGAGAAGGAACTGAAGCTCCAGGTGTACCGCGATCCGGCCGGGGCCAACTGGACGCCCCCGGCCGGCGCGCCCGGCCAGAACACCACCTGGCCGCCGGCCGAGGCGGCCGCCAAACCGGCCTCGGCCGTGACCCTGCCCGTCACCCCGCAAAACAACAAGCCCGGCCCCCTGGAACTGCCGCCCCTGCCGCCGGCCCTTGCCGGAAATCCGGCCACGGGCCCGGCCGCGCCGCCGGCCAAGGCCGACGGGGCCAAGGAACCGTTTTACGCGGTGCCGTATTCGCTGCGGGCCTCGGCCATGAACGTGGCGGCGGACAAGGCGCCGATCCTGCGGCCGGCCGGCCTGGATGCCGCCGCCCCGGGCGATGTCCGGGCGGCGGCAGCCACGGGGGACGCGCCCGTTGCGTCTCCTTCCGGGGCCGCAGCCGGAGCCGGCGGCGGGGCGGGGGAATACCGCGTCAAATTGCCGCCGATCCCGCCGGCCGTGGCCGACGCCGGCGGGGCCCGGGGAGCCGTCAGCCCGCCCCCGCCCGCGCCGCGGGCCGTGGCCAAGGCCGAGGGCAAGGCGGCGGCCGCTCCCCCTGTGGCTCCAATCGGGAGCGCCGCCGACGCTTTGCCGCCCGCCGCATCGGCAACCGGGGCCGAGGCCGCCACCCCGCCGGCCAAGGAGGAGGACCACGACGCCAACACCCTCGTCGCCGCCCAGGCCGAGAAGCTGGCCGGCAACTTCGGGGCCGCCCGCACCATGATGACCGATCTCAAGAACAAAAAGGATCTGGCCAAGGACCTGCGCGAGGAAGTGCTCCATTCCCTGGCCGGGGTCCTGGTCGACATGTACAAGGACGAGCCGGCCGCCCACTACGACGAGATCCAGGGCGCGCTCCAGGAAGCCATCAACACGGACACCAATTCCTACCGCGTGCCCGAAGCCCTGCTCCACCTCGGCATGCTGAACCTGCGCGTCGGCAACCTGCCCGAGGCCAAGGGCTATTTCAACGTGCTGACCAAGAAGTACCCGGCCGACGCCAATGTGCCGCTCATCAACTTCTACTGGGGCGAATACTATTTCGACCGGGGCGACTACAAGAAGGCGGCCGAGGAATACCAGGGGCTGATCGAGAAGTTCCCGGAGAGCAAGTACGTGCGCGAGGGGGCCATGGGCCTAGCCAAGACCCTGGTCAAGCTCGGCCGCTACAAGGAGGCGGCCCAGATCGCGGACTACATCGGCAAGCGGTGGCCGCGCTACTACGTCGAATTCCCGGGAATTTTGCGCATCGACGGCGACATCGCCTACAGGAACGGGGACGTTAAAAAAGCCCGCGACGACTACCTGACCTTTTACAACATGACCCCCAAGGTCAAGGACGCCGACCTGGTCCTGGCCCGGCTGGGCGACATCTACGCCAAGCTCGGCAACCGGCCGGCGGCGGTCGATTTCTACAACATGGCCGTCAAGGACTATCCCAACGAGGAAGGCGGGCTCATTTCCAAGATGCGGCTGGCCGAGCAGGGCGTCCACGACCAGCCGACCATCTCCGAGATGTTCTCGCTGTTCGACAAGCCCCAGTACGGCAGCCCGGACGACATCTACGAGGGCATCATCCGCGACCACCCCAACAGCCCGCTGGCCCCCCTGGCCCAGATCAAGCTGGCCATGTGGCAGCTCTACCGCCAGAACTATCCCGAGAGCCTCAAATCCGCGGCCCGGTTCCTGGAACGCTACCCGAAAAACGAACTGGCCCCCAAGGCCGAGGAAGTGGCGGTCACGGCCTTCGAGAAGATGGCCGGGGACCTCATTGCCCACAAGGACTACGAGCGGCTGGTCGCGGCCTATAAGGACAATCCGATCCTGGCCGCCAACCGGGGCATGCTGTCGGAGCAGACGCGGCTCGGACTGGCGCTGGCCTACCTGCGGACCGGCCAGACCCGGCAGGCCCTGGCCGAGGCCTTGCCGTTTCTTGGCCCCCGGGAGAACGACAACGGCAGCATGGCCCTGGCCATGGCCATGTCCATCTACCAGGACGAGCGGAACTGGCGCGAGATCGTGGAGCTGGCGCGCAAGGTCCAGGGCTGGAAGTTCGGCCCGAGCCAGCGCCGCAACCTGGAGTTCGCCGTGGCCGATGCCCTGGAGAACCTCGGCGATGCGGACCGGGCCCGGCAGATCTGGCGCAAGCTGGCCGGCGACCAGGCCCTGGAGGCCGGCAAGCGGTGCTATGCCCTGTATTTCATGGCCAAGGAGGCCATGGCCAGAAAGGAGCTGGAAAAGGCCGAGCTGTACGCCGGGGAGGCCGCGTTTCTCTTCCGGGAATCGGGCAAGGACCCGGACAAGCTGAAGGCCTCGCTCAACATCCTGGTCGAATCCACGCGCGGGCTTGGCCAGTTTTCCAAAGCCCTGCGCTGGGCCGAGGACTATGCGGCCCTGTGCAAGGAGGGCGACGACGACTGGGCCAGCAATCGCCTGCGAACCGCCGCCATCCAGCGGGCCATGGGCGACATGGACGGCTGGCGCAAGACCCTCTCCGCCATGCGCGACAGCGCGCCCGACTCCTTCTACGGCCGGATGGCCGCCTCGGATCTGGCCACGAACGGCCTGCAAAATCGCCTCAACGCCCTGACCCAGGCCCAGTAG